One part of the Drosophila kikkawai strain 14028-0561.14 chromosome 4, DkikHiC1v2, whole genome shotgun sequence genome encodes these proteins:
- the LOC108073452 gene encoding small ribosomal subunit protein uS9-like, with amino-acid sequence MQQKRREPVQAVQVFGRKKTATAVVYCKRDNGLLRVNGRPLEQIEPKVLQYKLQEPILLLGKEKFAGVDIRVRVNGGGHVAQIYAIRQAISKALVAFYQKYVDEAAKKEIKDILVQYDRTLLVGDPRRCEPKKFGGPGARARYQKSYR; translated from the coding sequence ATGCAGCAGAAGCGCAGAGAACCCGTTCAGGCTGTCCAGGTCTTCGGACGCAAGAAAACCGCCACCGCTGTGGTCTACTGCAAGCGTGACAACGGCCTCCTGAGGGTGAACGGTCGTCCCCTGGAGCAGATTGAGCCCAAGGTCCTGCAATACAAACTGCAGGAGCCCATCCTGTTGCTCGGCAAGGAGAAATTCGCCGGTGTGGACATCCGTGTGCGCGTCAACGGTGGTGGTCATGTAGCCCAGATCTACGCCATCCGTCAGGCCATTTCCAAGGCTCTCGTTGCCTTCTACCAGAAATACGTCGATGAGGCCGCCAAGAAGGAGATCAAGGACATTCTGGTGCAGTACGACAGAACCCTGCTGGTCGGCGATCCGCGTCGCTGCGAGCCCAAGAAGTTCGGCGGTCCAGGTGCCCGTGCCCGCTACCAGAAGTCGTACCGTTAA